One region of Parambassis ranga chromosome 21, fParRan2.1, whole genome shotgun sequence genomic DNA includes:
- the cybrd1 gene encoding plasma membrane ascorbate-dependent reductase CYBRD1, with product MEDFRQFLAALCAAAAAGLLSIVFVLIWILQFREGFAWDGGPAEFNWHPVLIVIGFIFLQGTAIIVYRLPWTWQCSKLTMKFVHAGLNLSAFILAVVALVAAFDFHNSKNIPNMYSLHSWLGLIAVILYSLQLVLGVAMYLIPVTPVSWRAAFMPLHVFSGHFLFGSVIAVALMGITEKLIFALKNPGYSGSPPEAIFVNVLGVLLVVFGVLILWIGTRASWKRPSDQILHTLHTNGGGEDTNTKVGPDLSQLSDETDAEASGDVRRRSNKCDAD from the exons ATGGAGGATTTCAGGCAGTTCCTGGCGGCTCTGtgtgctgccgccgccgccggaCTTTTGTCCATCGTATTCGTGTTAATATGGATTCTGCAGTTCAGAGAAGGGTTCGCCTGGGATGGAGGTCCGGCCGAATTCAACTGGCATCCGGTGTTAATAGTGATCGGATTCATTTTCCTGCAGGGAACGG CCATTATTGTCTACAGGCTCCCTTGGACCTGGCAGTGCAGCAAACTCACCATGAAGTTCGTCCATGCAGGCCTGAACTTATCAGCCTTCATTCTGGCCGTTGTAGCTTTGGTGGCAGCTTTTGATTTTCATAATAGTAAAAACATTCCCAACATGTACAGTCTGCACAGCTGGCTGGGCCTGATAGCAGTTATACTGTACagcctgcag CTTGTTCTCGGAGTCGCCATGTACCTGATACCAGTTACACCTGTATCTTGGAGAGCAGCGTTCATGCCCCTCCACGTCTTCAGTGGTCACTTCCTCTTTGGCAGTGTCATAGCCGTGGCACTCATGGGCatcacagaaaaacttattttTGCCCT GAAGAACCCGGGGTATTCAGGCTCTCCCCCAGAGGCAATATTTGTGAACGTTTTGGGAGTCCTCCTGGTGGTTTTTGGAGTCCTGATCCTTTGGATTGGCACTCGAGCATCTTGGAAACGCCCCAGTGACCAGATCTTGCATACTTTGCATACCAATGGGGGCGGTGAGGACACCAACACCAAGGTTGGGCCAGACCTGTCTCAGCTATCTGATGAAACTGATGCAGAGGCCAGCGGGGATGTGAGGAGACGGAGTAACAAATGTGACGCAGACTGA
- the dync1i2a gene encoding dynein, cytoplasmic 1, intermediate chain 2a isoform X1 gives MSDKSELKAELERKKQRLAQIREEKRRKEEERKKTEAQQKDAVSHQDDSDLEKKRRETEALLQSVGITTDVASVPPPMSPTAKSVGTPSEAGSQDSDGAAGPRTLHWDSDPSTLQLHSDSELGYWTLSSLLSWRGTPKLGMAKITQVDFPPRESVSYSKETQTPVLTQAKEGEEEEEEIVAPQPVVEIQTEKQDQKEEEEAPPHELTEEEKLQILHSEEFVNFFDQGTRIIERALSEHVDLFFDYSGRALEEKEGEIQAGAKLSLNRQFMDERWSKHRVVTCLDWSPQYPELLVASYNNNEDAPHEPDGVALVWNMKYKKATPEYVFHCQSAVMSAAFAKFHPNVVVGGTYSGQIVLWDNRSNKRTPVQRTPLSAAAHTHPVYCVNVVGTQNAHNLISISTDGKMCSWSLDMLSQPQDSMELVFKQSKAVAVTSMSFPLGDVNNFVVGSEDGSVYMSCRHGSKAGISEMFEGHHGPITGIHCHTAAGPLDFSHLFVTSSFDWTVKLWSTKNNKPLYSFEDNSDYVYDVMWSPTHPAVFACVDGVGHLDLWNLNNDTEVPTASVVVDGNPALNRVRWAQSGREIAVGDSDGQVLVYDVGEQIAVPRNDEWTRFVRTLAEINENRDDAEELAAQRLAA, from the exons ATGTCCGACAAAAGTGAGCTGAAAGCAGAGCTTGAAAGGAAGAAGCAACGCTTGGCACAGATCAGAGAGGAGAAgcggaggaaagaggaggagcgCAAGAAGACA GAAGCCCAACAGAAAGATGCAGTAAGTCACCAGgatgactctgacctggagaAGAAAAGACGTGAAACGGAAGCTCTTCTACAGAGTGTGGGCATCACCACAGATGTCGCCAgtg TCCCTCCTCCCATGTCTCCAACTGCCAAATCGGTAGGCACACCGAGCGAGGCAGGGAGCCAGGACTCTGATGGAGCCGCAGGacccag GACTCTGCACTGGGACTCTGACCCGTCCACCCTTCAACTTCACTCTGATTCTGAGCTGGGGTACTGGACActctcttctctcctttccTG GCGTGGAACTCCAAAACTGGGAATGGCCAAAATCACACAAGTGGACTTCCCACCACGTGAATCTGTGTCCTACTCAAAAGAGACCCAGACACCTGTCCTGACCCAGGCAAAAGAAG gagaggaagaagaagaagaaattgtTGCACCTCAACCAGTTGTCGAGATTCAAACTGAAAAACAGGaccagaaggaagaggaggaag CACCCCCACATGagctcacagaggaggaaaagctCCAGATCCTGCACTCAGAGGAGTTTGTGAACTTCTTTGACCAAGGGACTCGCATTATTGAGCGAGctctgtctgagcatgtggacCTCTTCTTTGACTACAGTGGTCGTGccctggaggagaaggaggg TGAAATTCAGGCTGGAGCAAAGCTCTCACTTAATAGGCAGTTCATGGACGAGCGCTGGTCCAAACATCGTGTCGTCACCTGCCTCGACTGGTCTCcacag TATCCTGAACTCCTGGTCGCCTCATACAACAACAACGAGGATGCTCCTCATGAGCCAGATGGTGTGGCTTTAGTGTGGAACATGAAGTACAAGAAAGCCACACCGGAGTACGTCTTCCATTGTCAG TCTGCTGTTATGTCGGCGGCATTTGCCAAGTTCCACCCTAACGTTGTGGTGGGGGGCACCTACTCAGGGCAGATTGTACTCTGGGACAACAGGAGCAACAAGCGGACCCCCGTGCAGAGGACTCCtttgtcagcagcagcacatacg cacCCAGTGTATTGTGTGAATGTGGTCGGCACCCAGAACGCCCACAACCTCATTAGCATCTCCACCGATGGCAAGATGTGCTCCTGGAGCCTGGACATGCTCTCACAGCCACAG GACAGCATGGAGCTGGTGTTTAAGCAGTCCAAAGCCGTGGCTGTCACCTCCATGTCTTTCCCTCTTGGAGATGTCAACAATTTCGTGGTGGGCAGCGAGGACGGCTCCGTCTACATGTCGTGTCGCCATGGAAG CAAAGCTGGCATAAGTGAGATGTTCGAGGGCCACCATGGTCCCATCACAGGGATCCACTGCCACACAGCTGCAGGACCTCTAGACTTCTCCCACCTGTTTGTTACTTCTTCTTTTGACTGGACTGTCAAACTGTGGAGCACCAAG AACAATAAGCCCCTGTACTCATTTGAAGATAACTCAGATTACGTGTATGATGTCATGTGGTCTCCGACCCACCCTGCTGTGTTCGCCTGTGTGGATGGAGTTGGTCATCTTGACCTGTGGAACCTCAACAATGACACTGAG GTCCCCACTGCCAGTGTGGTAGTAGATGGTAACCCAGCCCTGAACAGGGTCAGATGGGCTCAGTCTGGCAGAGAGATTGCGGTGGGAGACTCTGATGGACAGGTTCTTGTGTATGATGTTGGAGAG CAAATTGCAGTTCCACGAAATGACGAGTGGACCCGTTTTGTTCGCACCCTGGCAGAGATCAACGAGAACAGGGATGATGCAGAGGAGCTTGCAGCCCAGCGTCTGGCTGCATGA
- the LOC114426146 gene encoding uncharacterized protein LOC114426146 isoform X2, translating to MATSGPRCQLPLLTAMEDRRAEDVGSVIECPPADLPEDIWMLEDTDDNRVPVLISSDEEDEGEDDHGEEEPHDVGDVLNDRWDDVDLPLAFGKLEIMQEEEDDMKDSEEEDRASEDSGCS from the exons ATGGCCACCAGCGGACCCCGCTGCCAGCTGCCTCTGCTGACCGCCATGGAGGACCGGAGGGCTG aggaTGTCGGCTCTGTCATTGAGTGTCCCCCAGCAGACCTTCCTGAGGACATCTGGATGTTAGAGGACACTGATGACAACCGTGTCCCAGTCCTCATCTCTtctgatgaagaagatgagggTGAGGACGACCATGGAGAGGAGGAGCCTCACGACGTGGGAGATGTCCTGAATGACCGGTGGGATGATGTGGACCTTCCTTTAGCCTTTGGTAAACTGGAGATtatgcaggaggaggaggatgacatgaaggactcagaggaggaggaccggGCCAGTGAGGATTCCGG GTGTTCGTGA
- the dync1i2a gene encoding dynein, cytoplasmic 1, intermediate chain 2a isoform X2, translating into MSDKSELKAELERKKQRLAQIREEKRRKEEERKKTEAQQKDAVSHQDDSDLEKKRRETEALLQSVGITTDVASVPPPMSPTAKSVGTPSEAGSQDSDGAAGPRRGTPKLGMAKITQVDFPPRESVSYSKETQTPVLTQAKEGEEEEEEIVAPQPVVEIQTEKQDQKEEEEAPPHELTEEEKLQILHSEEFVNFFDQGTRIIERALSEHVDLFFDYSGRALEEKEGEIQAGAKLSLNRQFMDERWSKHRVVTCLDWSPQYPELLVASYNNNEDAPHEPDGVALVWNMKYKKATPEYVFHCQSAVMSAAFAKFHPNVVVGGTYSGQIVLWDNRSNKRTPVQRTPLSAAAHTHPVYCVNVVGTQNAHNLISISTDGKMCSWSLDMLSQPQDSMELVFKQSKAVAVTSMSFPLGDVNNFVVGSEDGSVYMSCRHGSKAGISEMFEGHHGPITGIHCHTAAGPLDFSHLFVTSSFDWTVKLWSTKNNKPLYSFEDNSDYVYDVMWSPTHPAVFACVDGVGHLDLWNLNNDTEVPTASVVVDGNPALNRVRWAQSGREIAVGDSDGQVLVYDVGEQIAVPRNDEWTRFVRTLAEINENRDDAEELAAQRLAA; encoded by the exons ATGTCCGACAAAAGTGAGCTGAAAGCAGAGCTTGAAAGGAAGAAGCAACGCTTGGCACAGATCAGAGAGGAGAAgcggaggaaagaggaggagcgCAAGAAGACA GAAGCCCAACAGAAAGATGCAGTAAGTCACCAGgatgactctgacctggagaAGAAAAGACGTGAAACGGAAGCTCTTCTACAGAGTGTGGGCATCACCACAGATGTCGCCAgtg TCCCTCCTCCCATGTCTCCAACTGCCAAATCGGTAGGCACACCGAGCGAGGCAGGGAGCCAGGACTCTGATGGAGCCGCAGGacccag GCGTGGAACTCCAAAACTGGGAATGGCCAAAATCACACAAGTGGACTTCCCACCACGTGAATCTGTGTCCTACTCAAAAGAGACCCAGACACCTGTCCTGACCCAGGCAAAAGAAG gagaggaagaagaagaagaaattgtTGCACCTCAACCAGTTGTCGAGATTCAAACTGAAAAACAGGaccagaaggaagaggaggaag CACCCCCACATGagctcacagaggaggaaaagctCCAGATCCTGCACTCAGAGGAGTTTGTGAACTTCTTTGACCAAGGGACTCGCATTATTGAGCGAGctctgtctgagcatgtggacCTCTTCTTTGACTACAGTGGTCGTGccctggaggagaaggaggg TGAAATTCAGGCTGGAGCAAAGCTCTCACTTAATAGGCAGTTCATGGACGAGCGCTGGTCCAAACATCGTGTCGTCACCTGCCTCGACTGGTCTCcacag TATCCTGAACTCCTGGTCGCCTCATACAACAACAACGAGGATGCTCCTCATGAGCCAGATGGTGTGGCTTTAGTGTGGAACATGAAGTACAAGAAAGCCACACCGGAGTACGTCTTCCATTGTCAG TCTGCTGTTATGTCGGCGGCATTTGCCAAGTTCCACCCTAACGTTGTGGTGGGGGGCACCTACTCAGGGCAGATTGTACTCTGGGACAACAGGAGCAACAAGCGGACCCCCGTGCAGAGGACTCCtttgtcagcagcagcacatacg cacCCAGTGTATTGTGTGAATGTGGTCGGCACCCAGAACGCCCACAACCTCATTAGCATCTCCACCGATGGCAAGATGTGCTCCTGGAGCCTGGACATGCTCTCACAGCCACAG GACAGCATGGAGCTGGTGTTTAAGCAGTCCAAAGCCGTGGCTGTCACCTCCATGTCTTTCCCTCTTGGAGATGTCAACAATTTCGTGGTGGGCAGCGAGGACGGCTCCGTCTACATGTCGTGTCGCCATGGAAG CAAAGCTGGCATAAGTGAGATGTTCGAGGGCCACCATGGTCCCATCACAGGGATCCACTGCCACACAGCTGCAGGACCTCTAGACTTCTCCCACCTGTTTGTTACTTCTTCTTTTGACTGGACTGTCAAACTGTGGAGCACCAAG AACAATAAGCCCCTGTACTCATTTGAAGATAACTCAGATTACGTGTATGATGTCATGTGGTCTCCGACCCACCCTGCTGTGTTCGCCTGTGTGGATGGAGTTGGTCATCTTGACCTGTGGAACCTCAACAATGACACTGAG GTCCCCACTGCCAGTGTGGTAGTAGATGGTAACCCAGCCCTGAACAGGGTCAGATGGGCTCAGTCTGGCAGAGAGATTGCGGTGGGAGACTCTGATGGACAGGTTCTTGTGTATGATGTTGGAGAG CAAATTGCAGTTCCACGAAATGACGAGTGGACCCGTTTTGTTCGCACCCTGGCAGAGATCAACGAGAACAGGGATGATGCAGAGGAGCTTGCAGCCCAGCGTCTGGCTGCATGA
- the LOC114426146 gene encoding uncharacterized protein LOC114426146 isoform X1, with protein sequence MATSGPRCQLPLLTAMEDRRAEDVGSVIECPPADLPEDIWMLEDTDDNRVPVLISSDEEDEGEDDHGEEEPHDVGDVLNDRWDDVDLPLAFGKLEIMQEEEDDMKDSEEEDRASEDSGYMTENSKYSEDEDDGDDMRPSFPAQQVLSHDLLEAGRPESPNDIPVILDSGVREVGTLPPHLVGAAAPRVRFYFESIGSVPSEEPAAKRSKCESPEESTPSSSAVISTAPRMEEDYRHSAPSTAGLSSSLPGICFVSLRPRAWPIRS encoded by the exons ATGGCCACCAGCGGACCCCGCTGCCAGCTGCCTCTGCTGACCGCCATGGAGGACCGGAGGGCTG aggaTGTCGGCTCTGTCATTGAGTGTCCCCCAGCAGACCTTCCTGAGGACATCTGGATGTTAGAGGACACTGATGACAACCGTGTCCCAGTCCTCATCTCTtctgatgaagaagatgagggTGAGGACGACCATGGAGAGGAGGAGCCTCACGACGTGGGAGATGTCCTGAATGACCGGTGGGATGATGTGGACCTTCCTTTAGCCTTTGGTAAACTGGAGATtatgcaggaggaggaggatgacatgaaggactcagaggaggaggaccggGCCAGTGAGGATTCCGGGTACATGACTGAGAACTCCAAATactctgaggatgaggatgatggggATGACATGAGACCTAGTTTTCCTGCCCAGCAGGTCCTGTCACATGACCTGTTAGAGGCAGGGAGACCTGAGAGTCCCAATGATATCCCTGTCATTTTGGATTCAGGTGTTCGTGAGGTGGGGACCCTCCCTCCACACTTGGTCGGTGCTGCCGCTCCTCGGGTCAGGTTTTACTTTGAGAGCATTGGTAGCGTCCCCTCTGAGGAGCCTGCTGCCAAGCGATCAAAGTGTGAGTCCCCTGAGGAGTCCACGCCCTCCTCTTCAGCTGTCATTTCCACTGCACCaaggatggaggaggactacAGACACTCCGCACCCTCCACTGCAGGCCTCAGCTCCTCGCTCCCGGGGATATGCTTCGTCAGCCTCAGGCCTCGGGCGTGGCCCATTCGGTCCTAG